Proteins from a genomic interval of Leifsonia shinshuensis:
- the hemL gene encoding glutamate-1-semialdehyde 2,1-aminomutase, translating into MNDFHHTDSLDLQALADDAALGDINLAQFERAQRVIPGGVNSPVRAFRSVGGTPRFMVSAHGPYIVDAQGREYVDLVASWGPAILGHAHPAVIDAVQAAAARGLSFGASTPAETELAEAVLGRVPFIDKLRLVSTGTEATMTAIRLARGFTGRPLLIKFAGHYHGHSDSLLAEAGSGLATLSLPGSAGVTEATAAQTLVLPYNDLDAVRAAFEANGPDIAAVITEAAAANMGVVAPDEGFNAALTDLAHEYGALLILDEVLTGFRVSDAGFWGLDRGYTPDLVTFGKVIGGGMPLAAVGGRAELMDFLAPTGPVYQAGTLSGNPVAVAAGLATLANADEAVYDRLDVVADTLSSAVSDALAAEGVAHRVQRAGNLFSFVFGDFAAAPRTYAEVQSQEAFRYRPFFHAMLDAGVSLPPSVFEAWFVTAAHDDAAVARILEALPAAARAAEQATPA; encoded by the coding sequence ATGAACGACTTCCACCACACCGACTCCCTCGACCTCCAGGCGCTGGCCGACGACGCCGCGCTCGGCGACATCAACCTCGCCCAGTTCGAGCGCGCCCAGCGCGTGATCCCCGGCGGCGTGAACTCCCCGGTCCGCGCCTTCCGCTCGGTCGGCGGCACCCCGCGCTTCATGGTGTCGGCGCACGGCCCGTACATCGTGGACGCGCAGGGCCGCGAGTACGTCGACCTGGTCGCGTCCTGGGGTCCGGCGATCCTCGGCCACGCGCATCCCGCCGTGATCGACGCCGTGCAGGCGGCCGCCGCGCGCGGGCTCTCGTTCGGCGCCTCCACGCCGGCGGAGACCGAGCTGGCGGAGGCCGTGCTCGGCCGCGTCCCGTTCATCGACAAGCTGCGGCTGGTCTCCACGGGCACCGAGGCCACCATGACCGCGATCCGCCTGGCGCGCGGCTTCACCGGCCGCCCGCTGCTGATCAAGTTCGCCGGCCACTACCACGGCCACTCCGACAGCCTCCTCGCCGAGGCGGGGTCGGGCCTGGCGACGCTGTCGCTCCCGGGCTCCGCGGGCGTCACCGAGGCCACGGCCGCGCAGACGCTGGTCCTCCCGTACAACGACCTGGACGCCGTCCGCGCCGCCTTCGAGGCGAACGGCCCCGACATCGCAGCCGTCATCACGGAGGCCGCCGCCGCGAACATGGGCGTCGTCGCGCCGGACGAGGGCTTCAACGCGGCCCTGACCGACCTGGCCCACGAGTACGGCGCGCTGCTCATCCTCGACGAGGTGCTCACCGGCTTCCGGGTGAGCGACGCGGGATTCTGGGGACTGGACCGCGGCTACACGCCCGACCTGGTCACCTTCGGCAAGGTCATCGGCGGCGGGATGCCGCTGGCGGCCGTCGGCGGACGCGCGGAGCTGATGGACTTCCTGGCGCCGACCGGCCCGGTCTACCAGGCCGGAACCCTCTCCGGGAACCCGGTCGCCGTGGCCGCGGGCCTCGCCACGCTGGCGAACGCCGACGAGGCGGTCTACGACCGCCTCGACGTGGTGGCCGACACCCTGTCGAGCGCCGTCTCCGACGCTCTCGCCGCGGAAGGCGTCGCCCATCGCGTGCAGCGCGCGGGCAACCTGTTCAGCTTCGTCTTCGGCGACTTCGCGGCGGCGCCGCGCACGTACGCCGAGGTGCAGTCGCAGGAGGCGTTCCGCTACCGGCCGTTCTTCCACGCCATGCTCGACGCGGGCGTCTCGCTCCCGCCGAGCGTGTTCGAGGCGTGGTTCGTCACGGCCGCCCACGACGACGCGGCGGTCGCGCGCATCCTGGAGGCCCTCCCGGCCGCCGCCCGCGCGGCGGAGCAGGCCACCCCGGCCTGA